The Gillisia sp. Hel_I_86 genome has a segment encoding these proteins:
- a CDS encoding DEAD/DEAH box helicase: protein MTFQDLNLNTPLLNALEDLKFHTPTPIQEQAFSSIMSGKDVVGIAQTGTGKTFAYMLPILRMLKYSEQKNPRVLVLVPTRELVVQVREEIEKLTAYMNTRSTGIYGGTNINTQHSDLLQGLDIIVATPGRLYDLILRRAVQMKSIQKLVIDEVDVMLDLGFRFQINNIIELLPQNRQNIMFSATMTEAVEEIIDISFKQPVKISVAISGTPLDNIEQRGYRIVNFHTKVNFLRDLLKDKETYTKVLIFVAYKRLADRLFESLAEEFPEECTVIHSNKTQNYRLRSIKQFGEGFSRILVATDVMARGLDIENVSHVINFDTPEYPENYMHRIGRTGRAEKEGISFLLTTEKEEDNLERIENLMKMKVPQFELPETVEISTILIPEEQPKIFEINNPRKRRDEDAPGPAYHDKSEKNSKENLGGSYRREIAKKYKKPQTRGDKGANRRHKK, encoded by the coding sequence GTGACTTTTCAGGATCTTAATTTAAATACCCCATTATTAAATGCGTTGGAAGATTTAAAATTCCACACGCCTACACCTATTCAGGAACAGGCATTTTCTTCTATAATGTCCGGGAAAGATGTAGTGGGAATTGCACAAACGGGAACTGGTAAAACATTTGCATATATGTTGCCTATTCTTAGGATGCTTAAATATTCTGAACAAAAGAACCCGAGAGTTTTAGTTTTAGTACCTACCAGGGAATTGGTGGTACAGGTAAGGGAAGAAATAGAGAAATTAACTGCCTACATGAATACCCGTAGTACCGGGATATATGGGGGAACCAATATCAATACACAACATTCCGATCTGCTTCAGGGATTGGATATTATTGTTGCTACTCCAGGAAGATTGTACGATCTTATTTTGCGCCGTGCAGTACAAATGAAATCTATCCAGAAATTGGTGATAGATGAAGTAGATGTCATGTTGGATCTAGGTTTTAGATTTCAGATAAACAATATTATTGAATTGCTTCCGCAAAACAGGCAGAACATTATGTTCTCTGCCACGATGACCGAAGCGGTTGAAGAAATTATAGACATCAGCTTTAAACAGCCCGTAAAAATATCGGTTGCCATTAGTGGAACTCCGCTGGACAATATCGAGCAACGAGGTTATAGAATAGTGAATTTCCATACGAAAGTCAATTTCCTGAGAGATTTATTAAAAGATAAAGAAACCTATACCAAAGTGCTTATTTTTGTAGCTTATAAGCGTTTGGCCGACAGGCTATTTGAAAGTTTAGCAGAGGAATTCCCAGAGGAATGTACCGTGATCCACTCCAACAAAACTCAGAATTACAGGTTGCGAAGCATAAAACAATTTGGGGAAGGCTTTAGTAGGATTCTTGTGGCTACAGATGTTATGGCGCGTGGATTGGATATAGAAAACGTGTCTCACGTTATAAATTTTGATACGCCGGAATACCCGGAGAATTACATGCATCGAATTGGTAGAACCGGACGTGCGGAAAAAGAAGGAATCTCTTTTCTTTTAACTACAGAAAAAGAAGAGGATAATTTAGAGAGGATCGAAAATCTTATGAAGATGAAGGTGCCTCAATTCGAGTTGCCGGAAACTGTGGAGATCTCTACAATTCTTATACCTGAAGAGCAGCCTAAGATCTTTGAAATAAACAATCCCCGGAAAAGGCGTGATGAGGATGCGCCTGGTCCTGCATACCACGACAAAAGTGAGAAGAACAGCAAGGAAAATCTTGGAGGATCTTATAGACGTGAAATCGCCAAAAAGTATAAGAAGCCTCAAACCCGAGGAGACAAGGGTGCGAATAGACGCCACAAAAAATAA
- a CDS encoding aldose 1-epimerase family protein, which yields MKNVAIHRVENELLSIGIKSIGAELCSIVNKLNGKEYIWQGDPAYWESHAPNLFPIIGALKNDTYIFEGSSYHMPKHGFFRNNEDVILKSKAQDRLTFSLKYAEDTLKNYPFKFELEISFILNERTLEVKHEVFNLDTKEIYFSIGGHPAFNAPLFPGETYEDYYLEFDQKMELNTCVLSNEGLISNISEAVLKNDDKINLRKDLFDNDALIFQDIPSKKVSLNSNHSGRILSLSYSDFNNLGIWAKPNAPYVCIEPWLGIADIEGTDQNFKTKKGINKLMPTHSFCATYMIEIA from the coding sequence ATGAAAAATGTAGCAATACATAGAGTGGAAAATGAACTTTTAAGTATTGGCATAAAATCTATTGGTGCCGAACTCTGCAGTATAGTAAATAAACTTAACGGGAAAGAATATATTTGGCAAGGCGATCCTGCATATTGGGAAAGTCACGCTCCCAACCTATTTCCGATTATTGGTGCCCTAAAAAATGACACCTATATTTTTGAAGGTTCAAGTTATCATATGCCCAAGCATGGCTTTTTTAGGAATAATGAAGATGTGATTCTTAAAAGCAAAGCTCAGGATCGGCTGACTTTCAGTTTGAAATACGCTGAGGACACCTTGAAAAATTATCCTTTTAAATTTGAATTGGAAATCAGTTTTATACTGAATGAAAGAACTTTAGAAGTAAAACACGAAGTATTCAATCTGGATACCAAGGAAATTTATTTTTCAATTGGAGGGCATCCGGCTTTTAATGCGCCACTTTTTCCAGGAGAAACCTATGAGGATTACTATCTGGAATTCGACCAAAAAATGGAACTGAACACGTGTGTTTTATCTAACGAGGGTTTAATTTCCAATATTTCTGAAGCAGTTTTAAAAAATGACGACAAGATCAATTTGAGAAAAGACCTTTTCGATAATGATGCTCTTATTTTTCAAGACATTCCTTCTAAAAAAGTGAGCCTTAACAGTAATCATTCCGGAAGGATCTTAAGCCTAAGTTATTCTGACTTTAATAATTTGGGGATTTGGGCTAAACCCAATGCGCCTTATGTATGTATAGAACCTTGGTTGGGAATAGCAGATATCGAGGGCACCGACCAAAATTTTAAAACTAAAAAAGGCATTAATAAATTAATGCCTACCCATAGTTTTTGCGCTACCTACATGATCGAAATAGCTTAG
- a CDS encoding nuclear transport factor 2 family protein — protein sequence MSKYLKSIGLVVIFLLTFTSCKEQEQKVEEVEVLEEEAVDVSAEKEAVAAVMKSYKDAVQNLTTQGTKELFTKEATVFESGGSEGTFETYESHHLGPELKAFDSFTFSDYKIEVKIDMPYAFTTETYNFTIALKANQEKGMETRIIKKKAVATSDLKKIDGQWKITKTHSSSRDIREASH from the coding sequence ATGAGTAAGTATTTAAAATCAATCGGACTGGTCGTAATTTTCCTTTTAACTTTTACAAGTTGTAAAGAACAAGAACAAAAAGTAGAAGAAGTAGAAGTATTAGAAGAAGAAGCTGTTGACGTTTCAGCAGAGAAAGAAGCTGTAGCAGCAGTTATGAAAAGCTACAAAGATGCTGTGCAAAATTTAACTACCCAAGGCACTAAAGAACTTTTCACAAAAGAAGCCACAGTTTTTGAATCTGGTGGTTCCGAGGGCACCTTTGAAACTTATGAATCCCATCATCTTGGTCCAGAATTAAAAGCTTTTGACAGTTTTACCTTTTCCGATTATAAAATTGAGGTGAAAATAGATATGCCTTACGCATTTACAACTGAAACTTATAATTTTACAATAGCTCTAAAAGCTAACCAAGAAAAAGGAATGGAAACAAGAATTATTAAAAAGAAAGCTGTCGCCACATCCGACTTAAAGAAAATAGATGGACAGTGGAAAATCACCAAAACACATTCTTCCTCTAGGGATATTAGAGAAGCATCTCATTAA
- a CDS encoding M15 family metallopeptidase: MKTFLIIFYIFFFLGFSIQEKKLPKNFVYVDQVIPDIVLDMRYAGSNNFIGKPIEGYLKPKAILTKPAAKVLKKVQAELETQGYCLKIFDAYRPQRAVDHFIEWVKRPGDTLMKVKFYPEVTKKELFNLGYLASRSGHSRGSTLDLTLIDVKSGEEVDMGGTYDFFGEISHHNYPDITPKQKKNRELLKKTMTKYGFLPYPEEWWHYTFQPEPCPDTYFDFVVE; the protein is encoded by the coding sequence ATGAAGACTTTTCTAATAATTTTTTACATCTTTTTTTTTCTAGGTTTTTCAATTCAGGAAAAAAAACTACCGAAAAATTTTGTATATGTAGATCAGGTAATCCCGGATATTGTTCTTGATATGCGTTATGCCGGTTCCAATAACTTCATCGGTAAACCGATTGAAGGTTACCTGAAGCCCAAAGCAATCCTAACAAAACCTGCAGCTAAGGTTCTTAAAAAAGTGCAGGCTGAACTGGAAACTCAGGGTTACTGTCTCAAGATATTTGATGCTTACAGGCCACAAAGGGCGGTTGATCATTTTATTGAATGGGTAAAAAGACCAGGAGATACCTTGATGAAAGTCAAATTTTATCCAGAAGTGACAAAAAAGGAATTGTTTAACCTAGGTTACCTTGCCAGCAGGTCAGGACATTCAAGAGGAAGTACTCTGGACCTTACCCTGATTGATGTGAAATCTGGGGAAGAAGTGGATATGGGCGGAACTTACGATTTTTTTGGCGAGATTTCCCATCATAACTATCCAGATATCACCCCTAAACAAAAGAAGAACCGGGAATTGTTAAAAAAGACAATGACCAAATATGGTTTCCTGCCTTACCCAGAAGAATGGTGGCATTATACTTTCCAACCGGAACCTTGTCCGGATACTTATTTTGATTTTGTAGTAGAGTAA
- a CDS encoding RNA polymerase sigma factor: protein MRRRFKENANLIGHLKKGDGDAFSFLVNSYNHQLCVYANSLVNDKALAEDIVQNVYIKTWEKRKYLNECFSIKSFLYKSVHNEFIDQYRKNRSVTILEKKYIETLDAIVEEDYNVLEKLYLLVQNEIQNLPPKCKNIFLLSKKEGLSNVEISEHLNISTKTVEAHITKAFCLIRERVSLPTNMGAFLFLLFV, encoded by the coding sequence ATGCGCCGAAGATTCAAAGAAAATGCCAATTTAATAGGGCACCTAAAAAAAGGTGATGGAGATGCTTTTTCATTTTTGGTAAACAGTTACAATCATCAATTGTGTGTGTATGCAAATAGTTTGGTTAACGATAAGGCATTGGCCGAAGACATTGTACAGAATGTATATATAAAAACATGGGAAAAACGCAAATATTTAAATGAATGTTTTTCTATTAAAAGTTTTTTGTACAAATCTGTTCATAATGAGTTTATAGACCAATATAGAAAAAATCGATCTGTAACAATACTGGAGAAAAAATATATTGAAACGCTTGATGCTATTGTTGAAGAAGATTATAATGTTTTAGAAAAACTGTATCTTTTAGTTCAAAATGAAATTCAAAATCTGCCCCCAAAATGTAAAAATATATTTCTGTTGAGCAAGAAGGAAGGATTGAGCAATGTAGAAATCTCTGAACATCTCAATATTTCCACTAAAACGGTTGAAGCACATATAACAAAGGCATTTTGCCTTATCCGAGAAAGGGTAAGCCTCCCTACAAATATGGGCGCTTTCCTTTTTTTGTTGTTTGTTTGA
- a CDS encoding FecR family protein, which yields MKSTRSKKLLAKYFTGSISTTELDDLMLWLEKKDTEDLFISSSKIDHAIRNNMSQYNTKKTEKLLLDRIRKDKNFLNRFKIKKFFKYAAAAVLFISIGYFSHNNFKTANKNDVTTTNKNEIILQLEDGNIKILSEDGTERVVNNDGTIIGSQKGNQLIYDNKATIEKLVYNTLTVPYGKRFELRLSDGTHIFLNSGTSLKYPIKFLKGKERQVYLNGEAFFDVTKDTDHPFIVNMNNVGVRVFGTKFNASSYPENDEVNTVLVEGSVSIFNNNMEYNKNSASLLKPGFIASWNKHNKEISIEKADIAMHTAWIEGRILFRHLPFKNIIRKLERHYDVTIINNNKKLDEEFFTASFDIETIEQVLEVFHKNYNINYSIINDQIIIN from the coding sequence ATGAAAAGTACAAGAAGCAAAAAATTACTGGCGAAATATTTCACAGGTTCCATATCTACAACCGAGTTGGATGATCTTATGTTATGGCTCGAAAAAAAGGATACTGAAGACTTATTTATTTCTAGTTCAAAAATAGATCACGCAATCCGCAACAATATGTCCCAATACAACACAAAAAAGACCGAAAAGCTGCTGCTTGACAGAATAAGGAAAGATAAAAATTTCTTAAATAGGTTTAAGATTAAAAAGTTTTTTAAATATGCTGCTGCTGCAGTGCTATTTATTAGTATTGGTTATTTTTCACATAATAATTTTAAAACAGCAAATAAAAATGATGTTACAACCACTAATAAAAATGAGATCATCCTGCAATTGGAAGACGGAAACATTAAAATTCTCTCTGAAGATGGAACAGAGAGAGTTGTAAATAATGACGGAACGATAATAGGTTCGCAAAAAGGAAATCAATTAATATATGACAATAAAGCAACAATAGAAAAATTGGTTTACAACACCTTGACCGTGCCTTATGGAAAAAGGTTTGAGTTGAGGCTATCCGATGGCACTCATATTTTTTTAAATTCAGGAACTTCTTTAAAATACCCCATTAAATTCTTAAAAGGAAAAGAACGACAAGTGTACTTAAATGGGGAAGCGTTTTTTGATGTCACAAAAGATACCGATCATCCTTTTATTGTTAATATGAACAATGTTGGAGTTCGAGTATTTGGCACAAAGTTTAATGCGTCCTCCTATCCAGAAAATGATGAAGTAAATACAGTACTGGTAGAAGGTTCGGTGAGCATTTTTAATAATAACATGGAGTATAATAAAAATTCCGCATCCCTATTAAAACCCGGATTCATCGCATCTTGGAATAAGCACAACAAAGAAATTTCTATTGAAAAAGCAGATATAGCGATGCATACAGCTTGGATAGAAGGACGAATTCTATTTAGACATTTACCATTTAAAAATATTATAAGGAAACTAGAGAGACATTATGATGTAACTATTATAAACAACAATAAAAAATTAGATGAGGAATTTTTTACTGCCAGTTTTGATATAGAAACCATCGAACAAGTCTTAGAAGTATTTCATAAAAACTATAATATAAATTACTCTATAATCAACGATCAAATAATAATTAACTAA
- a CDS encoding SusC/RagA family TonB-linked outer membrane protein — protein sequence MKNLFKQRELPSFQLKFDLKMKLSTLFLVVSFLNLYANDSYAQKTKISLHMENATIEEVLYKIESLSDFKFMFNDSEVDYKKKVTVIANRERISSILTTVFSNSNVDFEVFKKQIILKNDLLKNQDNVVPVKDVKLIQQRQITGNVSDINNQPLLGVNVLVEGTATGEMTDFDGNFSINVDSEQAVLVFTYVGMKTVRRVVGQNTTVDVRMVQDDQSLDEVIITATGARKRVEMGNSIANLKVSDDVKERPINNVFDVLQGQAAGVSIGASGGSVGMGSKIRIRGSNSASLSNEPVIYVDGVLINNESNSISFETGGQSPSRLDDINPEDIETIEIVKGPSAATLYGSIAANGVILITTKKGKAGEPRWSAFLESGLVEDITTYPKNYQALDAAGNPGFNFEAADGTFVHSTVNSFQPLNDSRTSPFRTGYSVGAGLSVSGGGEFVTYFLSGSLSNNEGVVPVSNIKKSNFRGNFGAQITDELKVSLTTSYTNSDLELPLNDNFALALMSQGLNGTSSIDVNDGWGEFTPAELFTIDTRQLINRFTTGLETIWKPSEKINVRVFGGLDFTSRWDSQFFPTGEAPAFLNYDKGARFSNRFNDFVYTLDAVGSYSTNFTENITSRSSVGLQYLQKLTQGTFATGLQLVAGSNSIAGAAVTLSNEQTIEQRTIGAFFEEQIGFNDKLFVTGAVRTDRGSSFGSSFKSVFYPKLSASWLVSNEDFFNPNDKSWINSLRLRGAWGASGVQPGTNDALRFFDPIAATVDGVSVTGVTIGGIGNADLKPERSEELEFGADIKLFSNRIGLDLTYFNKQTEDALIFRQLPPSLGAGAGRFENLGSVKNSGVEITLNTNIVQTEKLYFNLDIVASFIDTELKKLGEGIQPVIFNGVQRHVEGYPLGGYWDEQYTYNDDNGDGFIGQNEVQVGETVYLGNPFATTDITFSPTVGIFNNALSFRGLLNYKDGQKLYNNTGAWRNGNSNTQELNDPNASLAGQARAVASKFFGTNAGYIEDASFWRLREISLTYNAPPKFVSTIGFSRASLTLSGQNLGIWTDYSGLDPEISSTGQSNFATEEFLSQPPTRSWKIRLNLSF from the coding sequence ATGAAAAATCTATTTAAGCAAAGGGAGTTACCCTCTTTTCAATTAAAATTCGATTTAAAAATGAAGCTTAGCACATTATTCCTAGTAGTTTCTTTCCTCAATCTCTATGCAAATGATTCTTATGCACAAAAAACCAAGATTTCATTGCACATGGAAAATGCTACAATTGAAGAGGTTTTGTACAAAATAGAATCATTAAGCGATTTTAAATTTATGTTCAACGACAGTGAAGTTGATTATAAAAAGAAAGTTACTGTTATAGCCAATCGAGAACGCATATCATCTATTTTAACAACCGTGTTCTCAAATTCAAACGTAGATTTTGAAGTATTTAAAAAACAAATCATTTTAAAAAATGATTTGTTAAAAAATCAAGACAATGTTGTTCCTGTTAAAGATGTAAAGTTGATCCAACAACGACAAATAACCGGGAATGTCTCAGATATAAACAACCAACCATTATTAGGTGTAAATGTTCTGGTTGAAGGAACTGCTACAGGAGAAATGACAGATTTTGATGGCAATTTTAGTATTAACGTGGATTCTGAACAGGCCGTATTGGTGTTTACCTATGTTGGTATGAAAACCGTTCGCAGGGTAGTAGGGCAAAATACTACAGTAGATGTTCGAATGGTACAAGATGACCAATCTTTGGACGAAGTTATCATTACGGCGACTGGTGCCCGTAAACGGGTAGAGATGGGTAATTCAATAGCCAACCTAAAAGTTTCTGATGATGTTAAAGAGCGTCCTATTAACAACGTTTTTGATGTTCTTCAAGGTCAAGCTGCTGGTGTCTCAATAGGAGCCAGTGGAGGATCGGTAGGTATGGGCTCTAAAATTAGAATTAGAGGTTCCAACAGTGCTTCATTATCCAATGAACCGGTAATTTATGTAGATGGTGTTTTAATTAACAACGAATCCAATTCAATTTCCTTCGAAACCGGAGGGCAATCTCCATCAAGGTTGGATGATATCAATCCAGAAGATATTGAGACCATAGAAATTGTTAAAGGACCTTCAGCTGCAACACTCTACGGTTCCATTGCTGCCAATGGGGTAATTTTAATCACAACAAAAAAAGGAAAAGCTGGCGAACCAAGATGGTCGGCATTTTTGGAAAGTGGATTGGTAGAAGATATAACAACCTACCCAAAAAATTACCAGGCACTTGATGCGGCTGGAAATCCAGGGTTCAATTTTGAAGCTGCAGATGGAACTTTTGTACATAGTACAGTAAACTCTTTTCAACCTCTTAATGATTCCCGTACCTCGCCTTTCCGTACCGGTTATTCGGTTGGTGCTGGTTTAAGTGTTTCTGGTGGAGGGGAATTTGTAACATACTTTCTATCTGGTAGTCTTTCCAATAACGAAGGTGTTGTACCTGTGAGCAATATTAAAAAATCAAATTTCAGGGGAAATTTTGGCGCTCAAATCACAGATGAATTAAAGGTGAGCTTAACAACAAGCTATACAAATAGCGATTTGGAGCTGCCGTTAAACGATAATTTTGCACTTGCTTTAATGAGCCAAGGCCTTAACGGCACCTCGTCAATTGATGTAAATGACGGTTGGGGAGAATTTACCCCTGCAGAACTGTTTACCATTGATACAAGACAATTGATAAACCGTTTTACAACGGGTTTGGAAACCATTTGGAAACCATCTGAAAAAATAAATGTTCGTGTATTTGGTGGCCTTGATTTTACATCGCGCTGGGATTCTCAATTTTTTCCTACAGGAGAGGCTCCAGCCTTTCTGAATTATGACAAAGGCGCACGTTTTTCAAACAGGTTCAATGACTTTGTTTACACATTAGATGCTGTGGGTTCATATAGCACAAATTTTACTGAAAATATTACATCACGTTCATCTGTAGGGCTTCAATATTTACAAAAACTCACGCAAGGAACTTTTGCAACTGGCCTACAATTGGTTGCTGGTAGTAATTCCATAGCTGGAGCTGCAGTTACCTTAAGCAATGAGCAAACCATTGAGCAACGTACAATTGGCGCTTTTTTTGAAGAACAAATAGGATTTAATGACAAGTTATTTGTAACTGGTGCAGTTCGTACAGATAGAGGAAGTTCATTTGGTTCTTCTTTCAAATCTGTTTTTTACCCTAAATTAAGTGCTTCTTGGCTAGTTTCAAATGAAGATTTTTTTAATCCAAATGATAAAAGTTGGATCAATTCCTTAAGATTAAGAGGTGCATGGGGAGCTTCAGGTGTTCAACCTGGTACAAACGATGCTCTACGATTTTTTGATCCAATTGCCGCAACTGTTGATGGCGTTAGCGTTACAGGGGTTACCATTGGAGGTATAGGAAACGCAGATCTTAAACCAGAACGTTCAGAAGAATTGGAATTTGGAGCCGATATAAAATTATTCTCCAACCGCATAGGTCTTGATCTAACATACTTTAACAAACAAACAGAAGACGCATTAATTTTTAGACAATTACCTCCATCACTTGGTGCTGGTGCTGGACGTTTTGAAAATTTAGGTTCTGTTAAAAATTCGGGGGTTGAAATAACTTTGAATACAAACATTGTACAAACTGAAAAACTTTATTTTAACCTAGATATAGTGGCATCATTTATTGATACTGAACTTAAAAAATTAGGGGAAGGCATTCAACCAGTTATATTTAATGGTGTGCAAAGACATGTAGAGGGCTATCCTTTAGGTGGATATTGGGATGAACAATATACTTATAATGATGACAATGGTGATGGTTTTATTGGTCAGAATGAAGTGCAGGTTGGAGAAACAGTTTATTTAGGAAACCCTTTTGCTACAACTGACATTACATTTTCTCCAACTGTAGGGATATTTAACAATGCACTTTCTTTTAGGGGATTGTTAAATTACAAAGACGGTCAAAAACTTTATAACAATACCGGAGCTTGGAGAAACGGAAACAGCAACACCCAGGAGTTGAACGACCCTAATGCCTCACTTGCTGGACAGGCACGGGCAGTTGCTTCAAAGTTCTTTGGTACCAATGCTGGGTATATTGAAGATGCGTCATTTTGGAGACTAAGGGAAATATCCCTTACTTACAATGCACCTCCAAAATTTGTAAGTACTATTGGATTTTCACGTGCCAGTCTCACATTATCTGGTCAAAATTTAGGAATATGGACTGATTATTCTGGTCTAGATCCTGAGATTAGCTCAACAGGCCAGTCTAATTTCGCTACTGAGGAATTCCTTAGCCAACCACCTACTCGTTCATGGAAGATTCGTTTAAATCTCTCATTTTAA